The DNA segment CTACCACCAGTGATCTTTAAAGTGTAGCCATCTAAACCAACGATTTGACCATCGAATTCCTCTCCGATTTTTAAACCGTTTAATTGTTTTGCATTATCAACTTCCAATTGATAACTTAATTCTTTTTCAGATACAACAATTTTAAATGCCAATAAAATTCCTCCTTTCGTTTTTCGGAATTTAATTTCCCTAATCTCTAGATTTATTCTATAATCTTGAATATGTGAAATAATTATGAAATCATAACTTATTATTGTTTAATCAATCATTTATGAACAATTAATATTCGAAAAGACCGAATTTACCCCAATCCTTATCCTTTCTGCGTTTTATCTCAAGGATTTCATCAAGGGCTAAGAATTCGTCCTCATTCAATTTGTCCTTAAACTCCCTTTCCAGGATCTTATAATGCTTTTCAGGAATGTCCACATATAATGTGTCCCCTTCCTCAAAGTCCTTGCCTGCCACAGCATCATTTATCGCCATGGCAACCCTTTGACCTCTGGAAATTGCAGTCAATGTCTCACCCTTATCTTCCATACTGGCAATGGTGCCTACATAATCCCCATTTGCATTCATTAAGGCATAACCTTGCTTAACGGTTCCGGCTTCAACTTCAATACCGCAAATGGCAGGTTTGCTTTGCCTGAATATCAATTTCGGAAGGATCATGAACTTGGCCGGTTTGATGATTGCATCAAGCCATTGCTTTTTCTGAGCCTCTTTTCTCTCTAGAACCCAAGCTTCATAATCTTCGGTGATCTGATATATCACATCACCCTGGAAGAGCTTGACACCTGAATTATTCAAATCGTCAAGGGCCTTAGGATGCACTTTCACATTGAATGCAATGATTACACCATGCTCGATGTTCTCATCCTTTGCAATGGATGCGTCAATCACATCCCTCTTGTTCACATCACCGATTTCTGCAGATCTGATTGGAATGTCCATTTCCTTAAGCAAATGAACAACCGCTTCAAGTGAACCTAAAGTGTCTGCCTTAACGAAGAGTCCTTCATCATCAGTATCGACAGTGATGTCCTCCAATTCCTGCATCAATTCCGCTTCAACATCCTCATCCTCGTTCAATACCCTAAGAGGGGAACCTGAAACGACATCATCAAGATTTGGAGCGGCTATCTTGATACCTGCTGCGGCAACAACCTCATCGACCTTCTTGAATTTCTTCTTGGAATCCCTCATCTCTTCTAGAGGAAGAGGCCTTAGGATAGATCTGATTTTGGTCTTAACAACATTGTTTGAGTCCATCAATGCGATTTCATCACCATCACGAAGCACACCATCATAGATGATGCTGTCAACAGTGACTCCAAGACCAGTCTCTTCCTTGACTTCCAAGACGGTTCCCTTGGCGGGTGCATCCTCATGGATTTCAAGCTGTTCTGTCAGGTATTCCTGAGCAAGACCAAGCAACATGGCAATGAGCTCAATGATACCTTCACCGGATTTCGCACAGATTGGAATGATTGTAATCTGGCTTGCAAAATCAGTCACTCTGTCAAACCTTTCAGATTGGAATCCTTCCTCATGCAATTTTCCAATGAGCTCATAGACCTTCAAATCCAAGTCGGTCTGCACTCTTGGAGCTTGCTGTCTGAAACTTTCCATAAAGGAAGCCCCTTCATGAATGTCCCATCCGAAGATCCTGTCGATCTTGTTTGCCACAACAATGAATGGAGTCTTATACATCTTCAGGATATTGATTGCCTCATAGGTCTGAGGCTTGAAGCCTTCATTGATGTCGACAATCAGAATAGCCAAATCCGCTAAGGCTCCACCACGCTTACGAAGTGATGTGAATGCAGCATGCCCTGGAGTATCTACAAAAAATAATCCTGGAATTGTATCCTTGATTGATAACCTTGCTATAAAATCGCCGCAAATTTCATTTATTGTATCGATTGGGATTTCAGTAGCACCGATATGTTGGGTAATTCCACCGGCTTCCCTATCAGCTACAGTACTTCCTCTGATATAATCCAATAATGTGGTCTTACCATGGTCTACATGACCTAAAACAGATACAATTGGGGATCTAATCTTCATATTCACTCCACTCACAATTTAATAATTCTACAAATAATCAGTGAGTACACAACTCACAATTTAATAATTCAATAAATCTAAACAATAATAATTTTAATTCAAATAAAGCTAAACATAGCTAACGATTATAGACAGTAACGAGTCTATTCGTAAATCCAAGCGTTATCAGACATAGAATAATCGCAAATTTCGTCTTCGTCGAAGAACAAAGCAATTTCTCTTTTTGCAGATTCAGGTGCGTCGGATGCGTGGATGATGTTTCTTCCAGTGTCCATACCGAAATCTCCTCTAATGGTTCCTACATCTGCTTCCTTAGGATTGGTTGCTCCTACCATTTTTCTGATTACGGAAATAGCATCATCTCCTTCAATAACCATGGTTAAAGCTGGAGCGGAAGTGATGTATTCCACTAAACCGTTGAAGAATGGTTTTTCAGCGTGTTCTCCGTAATGTTCCTTTGCTAAGTCCACATCGATTTGTCTTAATTTCATAGCGACAATCTTGAGGCCTTTAGCTTCAAAACGGCTTAATACTTGACCCATTAAACGTCTAGATACCGCATCAGGTTTCATCATAACAA comes from the Methanobrevibacter sp. genome and includes:
- the ndk gene encoding nucleoside-diphosphate kinase, translated to MIERSFVMMKPDAVSRRLMGQVLSRFEAKGLKIVAMKLRQIDVDLAKEHYGEHAEKPFFNGLVEYITSAPALTMVIEGDDAISVIRKMVGATNPKEADVGTIRGDFGMDTGRNIIHASDAPESAKREIALFFDEDEICDYSMSDNAWIYE
- the infB gene encoding translation initiation factor IF-2; translation: MKIRSPIVSVLGHVDHGKTTLLDYIRGSTVADREAGGITQHIGATEIPIDTINEICGDFIARLSIKDTIPGLFFVDTPGHAAFTSLRKRGGALADLAILIVDINEGFKPQTYEAINILKMYKTPFIVVANKIDRIFGWDIHEGASFMESFRQQAPRVQTDLDLKVYELIGKLHEEGFQSERFDRVTDFASQITIIPICAKSGEGIIELIAMLLGLAQEYLTEQLEIHEDAPAKGTVLEVKEETGLGVTVDSIIYDGVLRDGDEIALMDSNNVVKTKIRSILRPLPLEEMRDSKKKFKKVDEVVAAAGIKIAAPNLDDVVSGSPLRVLNEDEDVEAELMQELEDITVDTDDEGLFVKADTLGSLEAVVHLLKEMDIPIRSAEIGDVNKRDVIDASIAKDENIEHGVIIAFNVKVHPKALDDLNNSGVKLFQGDVIYQITEDYEAWVLERKEAQKKQWLDAIIKPAKFMILPKLIFRQSKPAICGIEVEAGTVKQGYALMNANGDYVGTIASMEDKGETLTAISRGQRVAMAINDAVAGKDFEEGDTLYVDIPEKHYKILEREFKDKLNEDEFLALDEILEIKRRKDKDWGKFGLFEY